A genomic region of Armatimonadota bacterium contains the following coding sequences:
- the purQ gene encoding phosphoribosylformylglycinamidine synthase subunit PurQ, with the protein MRVGVVVFPGSTCDRDCLQVLRQMGASAEEVWHEERELRGLDAVILPGGFSYGDYLRAGAVAARSPVMEAVRSFARSGGAVLGICNGFQVLLEAGLLPGALVRNRGGRFVCQTVWVRVESSRTPATRALQPGQVLRLPVAHGDGRYIPPRGLDPRQVVFRYCDEAGRLRRSANPNGSSGHIAGVCNAAGNVVGMMPHPERAADPLLGSADGLRVLAGLWARPVARAPVAAGGRRR; encoded by the coding sequence GTGAGGGTGGGAGTGGTGGTGTTCCCCGGCAGCACCTGCGACCGGGACTGCCTGCAGGTGCTGCGGCAGATGGGGGCGTCTGCGGAGGAGGTCTGGCACGAGGAGCGCGAGCTGCGCGGCCTGGACGCGGTGATCCTGCCGGGTGGGTTCTCCTACGGCGACTACCTGCGGGCCGGCGCGGTGGCCGCCCGCAGCCCGGTGATGGAGGCGGTGCGCTCGTTCGCCCGGTCCGGCGGAGCGGTCCTGGGCATCTGCAACGGATTTCAGGTCCTGCTGGAGGCGGGGCTCCTGCCGGGGGCCCTGGTCCGCAACCGCGGCGGGCGGTTTGTCTGCCAGACCGTGTGGGTGCGGGTGGAGTCCTCCCGCACGCCCGCCACCCGCGCCCTGCAGCCCGGGCAGGTCCTGCGCCTGCCGGTCGCCCACGGCGACGGGCGCTACATCCCGCCGCGCGGGCTGGATCCACGGCAGGTGGTGTTCCGCTACTGCGATGAGGCGGGCCGCCTGCGCCGGTCGGCCAACCCCAACGGCTCATCCGGCCACATCGCCGGCGTGTGCAACGCCGCGGGCAACGTGGTGGGCATGATGCCGCACCCCGAGCGCGCCGCCGACCCGCTGCTGGGGTCCGCGGACGGCCTGCGGGTGCTGGCGGGTCTGTGGGCGCGCCCGGTGGCCCGCGCCCCGGTGGCGGCGGGAGGGCGCCGGCGGTGA
- the purS gene encoding phosphoribosylformylglycinamidine synthase subunit PurS, giving the protein MKVRVVVTLKPGVLDAQGQAVLSGLHTLGYRAVSQVRVGRYLELDLPDGTPRREVEAMCARFLANPLIERWWVEADHRGTIRPRRRAAIMRGGQRR; this is encoded by the coding sequence GTGAAGGTCCGGGTCGTCGTCACGCTCAAACCCGGAGTCCTCGACGCCCAGGGCCAGGCGGTCCTCAGCGGCCTGCACACTCTGGGCTACCGGGCCGTGTCTCAGGTGCGGGTCGGCCGCTACCTGGAGCTGGACCTTCCCGACGGCACGCCCCGCCGGGAGGTGGAGGCGATGTGCGCGCGCTTTCTGGCCAACCCGCTCATCGAGCGGTGGTGGGTGGAGGCGGACCACCGCGGGACGATCCGGCCCCGCCGGCGTGCGGCCATCATGCGGGGAGGGCAGAGGCGGTGA
- a CDS encoding phosphoribosylaminoimidazolesuccinocarboxamide synthase, with protein sequence MSPGRAAIVRDTALPLPVYRRGKVRDLYDLGDRLLVVATDRISAFDHVLPTPIPDKGRVLTALSAFWCARLDGVDHHVVAAAWDALVSAVPVLADHPELEGRTMLVDRCQRIDVECVVRGCLAGSAWEEYQRSGTVAGEPLPPGLRHGSLLPRPLFTPATKASVGHDENITYRDLAERVGPEVAAQLREASLHLYQQAARHARRCGLILADTKFEFGWRRGRLTLIDEVLTPDSSRYWDAAAYPDALVPFDKQYVRDYLVACGWDRSPPAPPLPPEVVAATRQRYWETYRRLTGGGDTAP encoded by the coding sequence GTGAGTCCGGGCCGCGCCGCGATCGTCCGCGACACCGCCCTGCCCCTGCCCGTGTACCGGCGCGGGAAGGTGCGGGACCTCTATGATCTCGGCGACCGCCTGCTGGTGGTGGCCACCGACCGGATCTCCGCCTTCGACCACGTCCTGCCCACCCCGATCCCCGACAAGGGGCGCGTCCTGACGGCGCTGTCGGCATTCTGGTGTGCACGCCTGGACGGGGTGGACCACCACGTGGTCGCCGCCGCCTGGGACGCGCTGGTGTCCGCGGTGCCGGTCCTGGCCGACCACCCGGAGCTGGAGGGGCGGACGATGCTGGTGGACCGGTGCCAGCGGATCGACGTGGAGTGCGTGGTCCGCGGCTGCCTCGCCGGCTCCGCCTGGGAGGAGTACCAGCGATCGGGGACGGTGGCCGGCGAGCCTCTGCCCCCGGGCCTGCGGCACGGCAGCCTCCTGCCCCGGCCGCTGTTCACCCCGGCGACCAAAGCCTCGGTCGGCCACGACGAGAACATCACCTACCGCGATCTGGCCGAGCGCGTGGGCCCGGAGGTGGCCGCGCAGCTGCGGGAGGCCAGCCTGCACCTGTACCAGCAGGCCGCCCGGCACGCCCGCCGGTGCGGCCTGATCCTGGCCGATACCAAGTTCGAGTTCGGCTGGCGGCGCGGCCGCCTGACCCTGATCGACGAGGTCCTGACCCCCGATTCCTCCCGTTACTGGGATGCCGCCGCCTATCCGGACGCTCTGGTGCCCTTCGACAAGCAGTACGTGCGCGACTACCTCGTCGCCTGCGGGTGGGATCGGAGCCCGCCGGCGCCGCCCCTGCCGCCGGAGGTGGTGGCCGCCACCCGGCAGCGGTACTGGGAGACCTACCGTCGGCTGACCGGAGGAGGTGACACCGCGCCGTGA
- the purB gene encoding adenylosuccinate lyase, which translates to MIDRYATPEMQRLWAPQTRFALWLEVELLICEAQARRGQVPADVARRLRQTARVGSPERIAEIERTQTQHDVVAFLRSVAEETGPDARWLHRGVGSSDVVDTALSVLLVRAVDLLIAEAHEVAAALAGLADAHRYTVMAGRTHGMHAEPITFGLKAALWLEEVRRGIDRLRRARDEVAVGKISGEVGTYAHLDPEVEADVCRALGLTPARVSSQILQRDRHAALLSAVAILGGTAEKIATEIRALARTEIAEVAEPFAPGQTGSSAMPHKRNPILCERIAGLARLLRGWALAAMEDQALWGERDITHSSVERVALPGATTVLHYMLRTLAHVLRGLRVYPERMRANLDLTGGRIFSHRVLLALLERGLSREEAYRIVQAAALQDAVPFRDALLAAGVFSPDELDALFDLTPYLRHVDAILERVGVGQPSPVPRPTPGAAGGGRV; encoded by the coding sequence GTGATCGACCGCTACGCCACCCCCGAGATGCAGCGGCTGTGGGCGCCGCAGACCCGGTTCGCCCTGTGGCTGGAGGTGGAGCTGCTGATCTGCGAGGCGCAGGCCCGGCGGGGGCAGGTGCCCGCCGATGTCGCCCGCCGCCTGCGCCAGACCGCCCGCGTGGGATCGCCGGAGCGCATCGCGGAGATCGAGCGCACCCAGACGCAGCACGACGTGGTGGCATTCCTGCGGTCGGTGGCCGAGGAGACCGGCCCCGATGCGCGCTGGCTGCACCGGGGGGTGGGCTCGTCCGACGTGGTGGACACGGCGCTGTCGGTCCTCCTGGTCCGGGCCGTCGACCTGCTCATCGCCGAAGCCCACGAGGTGGCTGCCGCCCTGGCCGGCCTGGCCGACGCCCACCGCTACACCGTCATGGCCGGCCGCACCCACGGGATGCACGCCGAACCCATCACCTTCGGCCTGAAAGCGGCCCTGTGGCTGGAGGAGGTCCGCCGCGGCATCGACCGGCTGCGGCGGGCCCGGGACGAGGTCGCCGTCGGCAAGATCTCGGGCGAGGTGGGCACGTACGCGCACCTCGACCCGGAGGTGGAAGCCGACGTGTGCCGGGCGCTGGGGCTGACCCCGGCCCGGGTGTCGTCGCAGATCCTGCAGCGGGACCGCCACGCCGCCCTGCTGTCGGCGGTGGCGATCCTGGGCGGCACCGCGGAGAAGATCGCCACCGAGATCCGCGCCCTGGCGCGCACCGAGATCGCCGAGGTCGCCGAACCCTTCGCCCCGGGCCAGACCGGGTCGTCGGCGATGCCGCACAAGCGCAACCCGATCCTGTGCGAGCGCATCGCGGGCCTGGCGCGGCTGCTGCGGGGGTGGGCCCTGGCGGCGATGGAGGACCAGGCCCTGTGGGGCGAGCGCGACATCACCCATTCCTCGGTGGAGCGGGTGGCGCTGCCCGGCGCCACCACGGTGCTCCACTACATGCTGCGCACCCTGGCCCACGTGCTCCGGGGGCTGCGGGTGTATCCCGAACGCATGCGGGCCAACCTGGACCTCACCGGCGGCCGCATCTTCAGCCACCGGGTCCTGCTGGCCCTGTTGGAGCGGGGGCTGTCGCGGGAGGAGGCGTACCGGATCGTCCAGGCGGCAGCCCTGCAGGACGCGGTACCGTTCCGGGACGCGCTGCTGGCCGCCGGCGTCTTCAGCCCGGACGAACTGGACGCGCTGTTCGACCTGACCCCGTACCTGCGCCACGTGGACGCCATCCTGGAGCGGGTGGGCGTGGGCCAGCCCTCGCCGGTCCCCCGGCCGACCCCCGGCGCCGCGGGAGGAGGGAGAGTGTGA
- a CDS encoding adenylosuccinate synthase: MPVIAVVGGQWGDEGKGKVVDALAERAHMVVRYNGGDNAGHTLVGPQGVLRLHLVPSGICHPHVACVIGPGVVVNPDVLREEIALLNSRGISTDQLRLDRRAHLIFPHHREQDEVAEVARGSRALGTTRRGIGPAYADAAARSGIRVGDLLEPEFLWERLGEAARRAGTLVGRTITPGELLDLCEQWRERLRPYIADTHPLIQEALRRDDVIILEGQLGVMRDLTWGTYPYVTSSTCLPGGACAGAGVPAARIGRVIGVVKAYTTAVGAGPLPSEVSGVLADVLRERGEEYGVTTGRPRRCGWFDAVAARFAAEVAGFTELAVMKMDVLDGLRAVRICVGYRDGGTVWRTVPPTPVLARVQPVYEEMEGWDGMARARTAADLPAAARAFLRRLEDLVGVPVTMVGVGRERDALVSLAPVGSRGGAP; the protein is encoded by the coding sequence ATGCCGGTCATCGCGGTCGTGGGCGGTCAGTGGGGAGACGAGGGCAAGGGCAAGGTGGTTGACGCCCTGGCGGAGCGGGCGCACATGGTCGTCCGCTACAACGGCGGGGACAACGCCGGCCACACGCTGGTGGGCCCGCAGGGCGTCCTGCGACTGCACCTGGTCCCCTCGGGCATCTGTCATCCCCACGTCGCCTGTGTCATCGGTCCGGGCGTCGTGGTCAACCCGGACGTCCTGCGGGAGGAGATCGCGCTGCTGAACTCCCGGGGCATCTCCACCGACCAGCTGCGGCTGGACCGGCGGGCTCACCTGATCTTCCCCCACCACCGGGAGCAGGACGAGGTCGCCGAGGTCGCCCGCGGGTCCCGGGCGCTGGGCACCACCCGCCGGGGCATCGGTCCCGCCTACGCCGACGCGGCCGCCCGCTCCGGCATCCGGGTCGGCGACCTGCTGGAGCCCGAGTTCCTGTGGGAGCGGCTGGGCGAGGCGGCGCGGCGGGCGGGAACGCTCGTCGGCCGCACCATCACCCCGGGAGAGCTGCTGGACCTGTGCGAGCAGTGGCGGGAGCGCCTGCGTCCCTACATCGCCGACACCCATCCGCTGATCCAGGAGGCCCTGCGCCGGGATGACGTGATCATCCTGGAAGGCCAGCTGGGGGTCATGCGGGATCTCACCTGGGGGACCTATCCGTACGTCACCTCCTCCACCTGTCTGCCGGGCGGGGCCTGCGCCGGGGCCGGGGTGCCCGCCGCGCGCATCGGCCGGGTCATCGGGGTGGTCAAGGCCTATACCACGGCGGTGGGAGCCGGTCCCCTGCCGTCGGAGGTGAGCGGGGTGCTGGCGGACGTCCTGCGGGAACGCGGGGAGGAGTACGGGGTCACCACCGGGCGCCCGCGGCGCTGCGGCTGGTTTGACGCGGTGGCGGCCCGGTTCGCGGCGGAGGTGGCCGGGTTCACCGAGCTGGCGGTGATGAAGATGGACGTGCTGGACGGCCTGCGGGCCGTGCGGATCTGCGTGGGCTACCGGGACGGAGGCACGGTATGGCGCACGGTGCCCCCCACCCCCGTGCTGGCGCGGGTCCAGCCGGTCTACGAGGAGATGGAGGGCTGGGACGGGATGGCCCGGGCGCGCACGGCCGCAGACCTGCCGGCCGCCGCGCGGGCGTTTCTGCGGCGGCTCGAAGACCTGGTGGGGGTGCCGGTGACGATGGTGGGCGTAGGGCGGGAGCGGGACGCGCTGGTCTCGCTGGCCCCGGTGGGCAGCCGGGGGGGCGCCCCGTGA
- the purE gene encoding 5-(carboxyamino)imidazole ribonucleotide mutase translates to MSQPLVGIVMGSESDRPTMDEAARVLAQLGIPCEVVVASAHRTPDLVDRYARSAEERGLRVLIAAAGGAAHLAGALAARTVLPVIGVPLAATSLGGLDALLSTVQMPPGVPVATVAIGSWGARNAALLAARILAVHDRSLRERLREPAGAAADDRGRPGSGASTPAPGVRPRPEES, encoded by the coding sequence GTGAGTCAGCCTCTGGTCGGCATCGTGATGGGCTCGGAGTCGGATCGGCCGACGATGGACGAGGCCGCCCGGGTACTCGCGCAGCTCGGCATCCCCTGCGAGGTCGTCGTGGCCTCCGCCCACCGCACCCCCGACCTGGTGGACCGCTATGCCCGCAGCGCCGAGGAGCGGGGCCTGCGGGTCCTCATCGCCGCCGCCGGCGGCGCGGCCCACCTGGCGGGAGCGCTGGCCGCCCGCACAGTCCTTCCGGTCATCGGCGTGCCCCTGGCCGCCACGAGCCTGGGCGGGCTGGACGCGCTGCTGTCCACCGTGCAGATGCCGCCGGGCGTCCCGGTGGCCACGGTGGCCATCGGTTCCTGGGGAGCCCGCAACGCCGCGCTGCTGGCCGCCCGGATCCTGGCGGTGCACGACCGGTCCCTGCGGGAGAGGCTGCGGGAGCCCGCGGGCGCGGCGGCCGACGACCGCGGGCGGCCCGGGTCCGGCGCGTCGACCCCGGCCCCCGGTGTCCGCCCGCGCCCCGAGGAGTCCTGA
- the purD gene encoding phosphoribosylamine--glycine ligase, translated as MKVLVVGSGGREHALAWALSRTPAVQVYAAPGNPGIARVATCLPIAATDLPALAAAAEDLEIDLTVVGPEQPLSDGIADLFASRGLRLFGPSAAAARVEASKAFAKDLMRRWGIPTAAYQVCDDPDSALRAVRRAGGPVVIKADGLAAGKGVVVARTRSEAERAVEDLMVRQVHGAAGRRVVVEECLEGEEASVLALVSGAAVWPLLLARDYKRAGSGDTGPNTGGMGALAPALLPSDAAASALAILHRAAEALAAEGSPFVGVLYAGVMVTRDGVRVLEFNCRFGDPEAQVILPLVEGDLAEAMIAILEGGAPDLRWTPHAAVCVVAASRGYPGPHPTGYPITGLDAVPPGTLVFHAGTALREGRLVTAGGRVLHVVGVGATVEEARARAYAGISAIGFEGMQYRTDIGAAAPRGATVS; from the coding sequence ATGAAGGTGCTCGTGGTGGGATCGGGTGGCCGGGAGCACGCGCTGGCGTGGGCGCTGTCCCGCACACCCGCCGTCCAGGTGTACGCCGCCCCCGGCAATCCGGGGATCGCCCGCGTGGCCACCTGCCTGCCCATCGCCGCCACCGACCTGCCGGCCCTGGCCGCGGCGGCCGAGGACCTGGAGATCGACCTCACCGTGGTCGGTCCGGAGCAGCCTCTGTCAGACGGCATCGCCGACCTGTTTGCCTCTCGGGGGCTGCGCCTGTTCGGCCCATCGGCGGCCGCCGCCCGCGTGGAAGCCAGCAAGGCCTTCGCCAAGGACCTCATGCGCCGGTGGGGGATCCCCACGGCCGCCTACCAGGTCTGCGACGATCCGGACTCGGCCCTGCGGGCCGTCCGCCGCGCCGGAGGGCCGGTGGTGATCAAGGCCGACGGCCTGGCCGCCGGCAAGGGTGTGGTGGTGGCCCGGACCCGCTCCGAGGCCGAGCGGGCCGTCGAGGACCTGATGGTGCGCCAGGTCCACGGGGCGGCGGGCCGCCGCGTGGTGGTCGAGGAGTGCCTGGAGGGCGAGGAGGCCAGCGTGCTGGCCCTGGTGTCTGGCGCGGCGGTGTGGCCCCTGCTGCTGGCGCGGGATTACAAGCGTGCGGGATCGGGAGACACCGGGCCCAACACCGGCGGCATGGGCGCGCTGGCGCCCGCTCTTCTGCCGTCGGACGCCGCCGCCTCGGCGCTGGCCATCCTGCACCGGGCCGCCGAGGCCCTCGCCGCGGAGGGCAGCCCGTTCGTGGGCGTCCTGTACGCGGGGGTGATGGTGACCCGCGACGGCGTCCGGGTGCTGGAGTTCAACTGCCGGTTCGGCGATCCGGAGGCGCAGGTGATCCTGCCGCTGGTGGAGGGGGACCTCGCGGAGGCGATGATCGCCATCCTCGAGGGCGGCGCCCCGGATCTTCGCTGGACCCCCCATGCCGCCGTGTGCGTCGTGGCAGCGTCGCGGGGCTATCCGGGACCACACCCCACGGGGTATCCCATCACCGGCCTCGATGCCGTTCCCCCGGGCACGCTCGTCTTCCACGCCGGGACCGCGCTGCGGGAGGGACGCCTCGTCACCGCCGGCGGCCGCGTGCTCCACGTCGTCGGCGTGGGCGCGACGGTCGAGGAGGCCCGGGCGCGTGCCTACGCCGGGATCTCCGCCATCGGATTCGAGGGGATGCAGTACCGCACGGATATCGGGGCCGCGGCTCCCCGGGGAGCGACGGTGTCGTGA
- the groL gene encoding chaperonin GroEL (60 kDa chaperone family; promotes refolding of misfolded polypeptides especially under stressful conditions; forms two stacked rings of heptamers to form a barrel-shaped 14mer; ends can be capped by GroES; misfolded proteins enter the barrel where they are refolded when GroES binds): MPKILAFDEAARRAMERGVNRLADAVKITLGPKGRNVVLEKKFGSPTITHDGVTVAKEIELEDPFENAGAQLVREVATKTEDVAGDGTTTATILAQALIREGLKVVAAGANPMAVKRGIDRAVAVAVEEIRKAARPVETKEAIQSVASVAANDPSIGAIIADAMDKVGKDGVITVEESKGIETTVEVVEGMMFDKGYISPYFVTDPEKMEAVLEDCFLLITDKKISSVRDLLPVLEKIAQVGRPLLVIAEDVEGEALATLVVNKLRGTLHSCAVKAPAFGERRKAILEDIAILTGGQVVSDEVGIKLEHVDLSMLGRARQVRVRKEETIIVGGAGKPEAIQKRIAQLRTQIEETESDYDREKLQERLGKLSGGVAVIKVGAPSEAELKYRKTRTEDALRATRSAVEEGIVPGGGSVLVHAARAVEALMRDLQGDERTGAGLVARALLEPARQLAINAGQEGSLIVEQLRQQPLGIGYNVLTGQFEDMMKAGVVDAAKVVRSALQNAASVASLVLTTEAMVVEKPEEEEKTPTPPSV; this comes from the coding sequence GTGCCCAAGATCCTGGCGTTTGACGAGGCGGCCCGGCGGGCCATGGAGCGCGGCGTCAACAGGCTCGCCGACGCCGTGAAGATCACCCTGGGCCCGAAGGGCCGCAACGTGGTGCTGGAAAAGAAGTTCGGCTCGCCCACCATCACCCACGATGGCGTCACGGTGGCCAAGGAGATCGAGCTGGAGGACCCCTTCGAGAACGCCGGCGCCCAGCTGGTGCGGGAGGTGGCCACCAAGACCGAGGACGTGGCGGGCGACGGGACCACCACCGCCACCATCCTGGCCCAGGCGCTCATCCGCGAGGGCCTGAAGGTCGTGGCCGCCGGAGCCAACCCCATGGCGGTCAAGCGCGGGATTGACCGCGCCGTGGCCGTCGCGGTGGAGGAGATCCGCAAGGCCGCCCGGCCGGTGGAGACCAAGGAGGCGATCCAGTCGGTGGCCAGCGTGGCGGCCAACGACCCCTCCATCGGGGCCATCATCGCCGACGCCATGGACAAGGTGGGCAAGGACGGCGTCATCACGGTGGAGGAGAGCAAGGGGATCGAGACCACCGTCGAGGTGGTCGAGGGGATGATGTTCGACAAGGGATACATCTCCCCGTACTTCGTCACCGACCCCGAAAAGATGGAGGCGGTCCTGGAGGACTGCTTCCTGCTCATCACCGACAAGAAGATCTCCTCGGTCCGGGACCTGCTGCCGGTGCTGGAAAAGATCGCCCAGGTGGGCAGGCCCCTGCTGGTCATCGCCGAGGATGTGGAGGGCGAGGCCCTGGCCACCCTGGTGGTGAACAAGCTGCGGGGGACCCTGCACTCCTGCGCCGTCAAGGCCCCTGCCTTCGGCGAGCGCCGCAAGGCCATCCTGGAAGACATCGCCATCCTCACCGGCGGCCAGGTGGTCTCCGACGAGGTGGGCATCAAGCTGGAGCACGTGGACCTGAGCATGCTGGGCCGGGCCCGGCAGGTGCGGGTCCGCAAGGAAGAGACCATCATCGTGGGGGGCGCCGGCAAGCCCGAGGCCATTCAGAAGCGCATCGCCCAGCTGCGCACGCAGATTGAGGAGACCGAGTCCGACTACGACCGGGAGAAGCTGCAGGAGCGGCTGGGCAAGCTCAGCGGCGGTGTCGCCGTCATCAAGGTCGGCGCGCCCAGCGAGGCCGAGCTGAAGTACCGCAAGACCCGCACCGAGGACGCCCTGCGGGCGACCCGCTCGGCCGTGGAGGAGGGGATCGTCCCCGGCGGCGGCTCGGTCCTGGTGCACGCGGCCCGGGCGGTGGAGGCGCTGATGCGGGACCTGCAGGGAGACGAGCGCACGGGGGCCGGCCTGGTGGCCCGGGCCCTGCTGGAGCCCGCCCGCCAGCTGGCCATCAACGCCGGCCAGGAGGGCTCGTTGATCGTCGAGCAGCTGCGCCAGCAGCCCCTGGGGATCGGCTACAACGTCCTCACCGGCCAGTTCGAGGACATGATGAAGGCCGGCGTGGTGGACGCCGCCAAGGTGGTGCGCTCCGCCCTGCAGAATGCGGCCAGCGTGGCCTCCCTGGTCCTCACCACCGAGGCGATGGTGGTGGAGAAGCCCGAGGAGGAAGAGAAGACGCCCACGCCGCCGTCGGTGTAG
- the groES gene encoding co-chaperone GroES, which translates to MKLRPLGDRVLVRPIEDEERTSGGIVLPDTAKEKPQRGEVVAVGPGEWDEEGEKRLPLDVKVGDHVLFAKYAGTEVKIDGVEHLILRHSDILAIVEREPAAAKK; encoded by the coding sequence ATGAAGCTGCGGCCGCTGGGCGACCGCGTGCTGGTTCGCCCCATCGAAGACGAGGAGCGTACCTCTGGAGGGATCGTCCTCCCCGACACCGCCAAAGAGAAGCCCCAGCGGGGCGAGGTGGTGGCCGTGGGGCCCGGGGAGTGGGATGAGGAAGGCGAGAAGCGGCTGCCCCTGGACGTGAAGGTGGGCGACCACGTGCTCTTCGCCAAGTACGCCGGGACCGAGGTCAAGATCGACGGCGTCGAGCACCTGATCCTGCGCCACAGCGACATCCTGGCCATCGTCGAGCGCGAGCCGGCGGCGGCCAAGAAGTGA